The DNA region TTCATCTGGAAATCCAGCATTGGCCACGGCTGGTAGCGGTGATGTACTAACAGGTGTTATTACTGGATTAGTCGCACAAAAATACCATCCGTTTGAAGCAGCTTTGCTTGGTGTATTTTTACACGGAAAAACGGCTGAATTAGCTATGCAAACTAAAGTTTATGAGACCTTTACAGCTTCTGACAGTATTGACTACCTGTCATCTGCTATTTTAGATTTATTAAAGAAAGAGCAGCCAATAATTCAGCAAAAAGAAGAGGAGTCTGCAAATAATGAAAACACAAAAGATGATGAAGATAATGAAATGTATATATAAGCTGAATATAGATTGATAATGTACAAGATTTTTTATTAAAATCTAGTTGTTGATAACTGCCTAATAATTCTTCAATAAAGATTGATTTATTTTGATATTTTTGCCGCAAATTAAATGCTAACCTGTACAATTACAGATAATAAGAAAAGTAATGTTCTCCTTTGTAAAAATATTGAAAATTAAAAGATACACCTTCTTTTTACTAATACTTTTTATCGGTTTCTCATCCGTTGCACAACGCCCTGTAGATTATGTAAATCCATTTATTGGTACTTCTAACTTTGGGGCTACTAATCCTGGAGCTATTGCCCCCAGAGGTATGGCAAGCGTATCTCCTTTTAATGTTGCTGGTAGGCAAAATAGTTTAGAAAAAGATAGTAGATGGTTATCAAATCCATACGTACATGAAAATGAATTTTTGACAGGATTCTCACATGTTAATTTAAGTGGAGTAGGTTGTCCGGATTTAGGAGTAATAATTACAATGCCTACGGTTGGAGACTTGGAAATTGATCATTTAAAATATGGCTCAACGTATAAAAATGAAATTGCAAAAGCAGGTTATTACAGTACCATATTATCTAATTCTAATGTTAAAGTTGAAACTACCGCTACAACGAGATCGGGAATAAGCAGATATCATTTTCCAGCTGGTAAGGCAAATATACTAGTTAATCTAGGATTGGGGTTAACCAACGAACAAGGCGGAATGATTAAAGCTGTTTCTCCAACCGAAATAGAAGGGTTTAGAACAGTAGGTAGTTTTTGCTACTATAAACCTGAGGAAACTTATCCGGTTTATTTTGTAGCTAAGGTTAATATGGCTTCAGATGAGTTTGGAGTTTGGAAAAAGCCTAGGACTGAAACTGGTGTTGAAGCACAATGGATGGGGTATAACGGTAAAGATAGATTCTATAAAAATTATTATAAAGAGGTAGTTGGAGATAGTATTGGTGGGTATTTTTCATATAATTTTGATAAACCTACAAATGTGGAATTGAAAGTAGGGATATCATATGTTAGTATAGAAAATGCACGAGAGAATTTAGAAAGAGAAACTTCTAATTTATCCTTTTTAGAAATTTATCATCAAACGGAATTGGAGTGGAATAACTTGCTTTCTAAAATTACGGTAGAAGGTGGTTCAAAAGATGATAAAACAGTTTTTTACACAGCTCTGTACCATACGCTAATCCATCCTAATACGTTAAATGATGCTAATGGTGAATATCCAAAGATGGGTACAAGAGAGACATTAAAAACCAGCGGCACGCGATTTACAGTATTTTCGTTTTGGGATACCTATAGAAACTTACATTCGCTAATGTCTTTGGTATATCCAGATCAACAATTGAACATGGTAAATAGCATGCTTGATGTTTACGATGAAAGCGGATGGTTGCCCAAATGGGAATTAAATTCGACAGAAACCACAACTATGGTAGGAGATCCTGCCGGTATTGTACTTGCTGATACTTACTTGAGAGGCATTCGTGATTTTGATATCAACAAGGCCTATGAAGCTATGGTAAAGAGTGCAGATCAAATCAATAATAATCCGTTACGTCCAGGACTAAAAAACTATATTGAAAAAGGATATTTAGTTGCTGGTGAAGGTGGTTCAGTATCAACTACACAAGAATATAATATTTCAGATTTTGCCATTGCCCAACTGGCTCGCGTTCTTGGTAAAAAAGAAGATGAAGCTAGATTTAGAGAGCGTTCAATTTCTTACAGAAATTTATTTGATAAAGATTATAAATTATTACGCCCTAAAAATGCCGATGGTACTTGGTATAGTCCGTTTGATCCTACCAAAGGAGCCAATTTTGAGAAAAACGTGGGTTTTATAGAAGGTAATTCATGGCAATATACGTTTATGGTAAGTCATGATACCCCAGGTTTAATTAAGTTAATGGGCGGTAGAAGAGCATTTACAAATCAATTGCAAGAAGTTTTTGATAAAAAACATTTTGACATGGCTAATGAACCAGATATCGCTTATCCATATCTGTTTAATTATGTTAGAGGAGAAGAGTGGCGTACACAAACTATGGTTGATGCCTTAAGAAGATCTTATTTTAAAAATTCACCCGATGGCTTACCCGGTAATGATGATACTGGAACGATGTCCGCATGGATTATTTACAGTATGATGGGTATTTACCCTGTAAGTCCCGCTGATCCAATATATACATTTACTACTCCCGTCTTTGACAAGATAACTATTGAATTGGACCCTAAATATTATAACGGTAGAGTACTCGTTATTGAAAAAGAAGGTATGGGTAATATCAAAGAAATTTTATTAAATGGCGAAGAACATAAAGGTTACTTTATCAACCATTTTGAATTGGTGAATGGCCACAGGCTAAAGTTTATGTTGGAATAATTTTTAAGTACCTATTCTTATTTTTATTGCATTTGTATTCTTAACAATGCTGGGTTATTTATAACTTTGCGTTTGTTATTGGTCGATAAGTTTGTTATTTAATAGTTAAGTTACTTATTTTTGACATAAGTATCCTCTAAAAGTATTAAAAATGAGTAACTTCAAGTCCTTTCTCGTAATTTTATCAAGTATCTTTTTGATTTCGTGTGTAAATGGTAATATAGATTTAACCAAAAATGGAAAATCGAATTATGAAATTGTTTATACAGGAAATGCGACGGAAAGCCAACACAAATCTGCTGAAATACTCAAAAACTATATCTATAAGATTAGTGGAGCGGATATAGCTATAGTTGACGAAAGTTCTCAAAGTGCGGATATATACAAGATTTATATTGGTAACGTAAATGATGAGAAGTTAAACCCTCATCAATTATCAATACAATTAAAAGATAAAAATATATTTATTGATGGAGGCTCTGATAAAGCCATTCAGAATGCAGTTTATATTTTTATCGAAGAGTTTTTAGGAGTTAAATGGTATTCGCCAACTGTTGAAAAAATACCGTTAACAAAAACAATTACACTACCAAATACTATAAATTATAATTACGAGCCAGAAATTACAACACGCACAGTACATTCAAGACTTTTTTATAAAAATCATGAATTTGCTAATAGGTTAAAAGTTACCAAAGAGGCTTTTCCAACTTATGTGCCAAAAGCTAGGGTACATACCTTTCATAGATTTATTCCAGAAGAAAAATTTTATAAACAGCATCCTGAATATTTTGCATTGAGAGGAGATAAAAGATTACCTACTCAATTATGCCTGACAAATAATAATGTTTACAACATTGTTAAAGATTCCATTGCCTCTTTGTTCGCTAAAAACCCAATTGCAAATGTAGTTTCAGTAAGTCAAGATGATAATACGCAATATTGCCAATGCGAAAATTGTGCAAAAATTGATAAAGAAGAGGGGAGTCCTGCTGGTTCAATGATTCGTTTTGTAAATAAAATCGCAGAAAATTTTCCAGATAAACAGATTTCAACATTAGCATATCAGCATACTAGAAAACCAAGTAAAACTAAGCCTAGAGAGAATGTATTGATAACACTTTGCTCTATTGAATGTGATAGAAGTGCACCCATTACAGAAAAATGTAATGATTTTGCTGAGGACCTAATAGGGTGGAGTAAGTTAACAGACAATATTCGTATTTGGGATTACACTACGCAGTTTACTAATTTCCTAGCACCTTTTCCAAATATAAAAACATTACAGCCTAATATTCAATTATTTAGAGATAATAATGCAAAATGGATTTTTGAACAACATAGCAATAACCCAAGTGAGTTATTTGAATTACGTTCGTACATAACGGCAAAATTATTATGGAACCCTGATTTAAATGTGGATGACCTAATCACTGAATTTACTAATGGTTATTATGAAGAAGCAGGCGTTTATGTTAAAAAATATGTAGATTTAATTCACGCTGAGTTAGAAAAACATCCTGATTTCTTTTTATTCCTTTATGGCGATCCATCTCAGGCTTTCGATTCTTACTTAAGCCCTGAACTATTAGAGACTTATAAAGGTTATTTTGATGATGCTGAAAAAGCGGTTGCTTCAAAACCAGAAGTATTAAAAAGAATTAAAGAAGCAAGGTTAAGTACTGACTATGCTATTTTAGAAGCTGCAAAAAAGGATTTGACAACTGAATTTTCTTTGGTTACTGAGGTTAAAGAAAAAAGAGCTAATCCTTTTATTCAAGAAAAATTAGAAAATTTTTACAGCACCTGTAAAAATGCCAATATTACATTAATGAACGAAATGGGCTTTACCGTAGAAGAATATTACCATTCGTACAAAAAAACAATTGAAGTAGCCGTAAAACCTAATATTGCTAAGGGTAAAAAAGTTACCTTACTTACTAAACCCAAAAAATATGCCAATGAAGATCCGCAGACATTAACTGACGGGGCATTAGGTGGTAATAATTTTTATGCCAATTGGTTGGGTTTTGAAGGTAATGACCTAGTGGCGGTTATAGATTTAGATTCTGTACAATCTATAAGCTCAATTTCAACAGCATTTTTGCAAGTTACCAATCATATTGTATTTTTTCCAAAAGAAGTAACTTATTATGGTTCTATTGATGGCAAAAGTTATATGGCTATTGGAGAGGTTAAAAATCAAAGCCCATTAAAAAAGAATAGTAAAGTAAACGATATTCAGTATTTTAATTTAAAAGTCAAACCAACAGAAGTACGGTTTGTTAAAATTCATGCAAATAGTCATAAAAATGCTCCTTATTGGCATCATGGTGCTGGGTTACCTTCATGGATATTTGCGGATGAGATTATAATTGATTAATCTTAATCAATTAATTGTAATTAAAATATATAAAACAATCATTTTTTTTATTACTACGCAACTATATGCCTTGTTCATCATCTTGAGAATGTAATATTAGGTAAAAAGTCAGTAGAGTTAACTTAATTACCTCACTATTAATAGTTTAAATATTTTTTTTATTTTAATTCTATTTAAAGAATAAACAATGTTACTCATTATGTTTAAGTTAATTTTATGCGTTGTACAGGTTTTAAAACATGTTGTTGGTCGAAATAATAGTCTTTCTAAAGGTTTTTTTATATTTTTGCTTCTGTATTAACTCAATATATTAACTCAAATAAATTAATTATGATTCAAAAAGTGATGAAATTGTTACTTGTTGTTTGTCTGTTAGGATTTCAATCCATGTTTGCTCAAACTACAGTAACTGGAACTATTACTGATGCTGCAGACGGGGCTACGCTACCGGGTGTAAACATCATTGAAAAAGGAACTTCTAACGGTGTTACCTCAGACTTTGATGGTAACTATAGCATAGACGTAGCTGAAGGTGCTACATTACAGTTCTCTTTTGTCGGATATGCTGCTCAAGAGATTGCAGTAAATGGCCAGACAACTATTAATGTGGCTCTTGCGGAAAGTACAGAGGCTCTTGACGAAGTAGTTGTTACGGCTCTTGGTATTAAAAGAGAGCGAAAATCCCTAGGTTATTCCGTTCAAGAAATTCAAGGTGCTAACATATCTGAATCTCGTGAACCGAATATGATAAATGCCTTATCTGGTAAAATAACGGGTTTAAACATTATTAAAAGTAGTAATGGTCCAGCTGGTTCTTCTAAAATTGTATTAAGGGGATATAGCTCTTTAACAGGAGACAATCAACCCTTAATTGTGGTTGATGGTACTCCACTAGATAATTTTACTGGTGCATCTAGCGAAGGTTTTTGGAGTCCTTCTGCGGATTTAGGTAATGGTTTAGCAGATATAAATCCAGATGATATTGAATCGTTGTCCGTCTTAAAGGGTGCTTCTGCAGCGGCGTTATATGGTTCGCGTGCTGGTAATGGTGTTATTTTAATTACTACTAAAACGGGTAAATCTAGTAATGGATTAGGTATTGCGTACTCAGCAACCTTTGGTTTTCAAAGTATTTTCATGAAACCAGAATTGCAGAGTAATTTTGGTCAGGGTTCTGTAGGTGCTTATGACGAATATGCTAATAGTAGTTGGGGACCTAAAATTGAAGGGCAAACAGAAACAGGACCTGAGCAAGGGTCAGTTGTTTTTGATAAAGCTTACGACAATATTGGTAATTATTATAATGATGGTTTTAGTCAAAACCATAGTGTTTCATTCCAAAATTCAGGAGAAAACGGTTCTTATTATACCTCTGCTAATTATTTGGAAGATGAGGGTATTTCGCCTTCAGCTACATTAGAACGTTTAAACTTAACCGCAAGGGGTGTGTCTAAATTTGGTAATGAAAAAAAATGGTCAATTGATACAAAAGTGCAGTATAACAAAACAACAGCTAACAATAGACCAAGAACAGGTTTTGGAGCATTAAGCCAATATCAAACCATAATAAATTTTCCACGATCACGTGATATTGAACAATATTCTGAAGGTGTAGATGAATTTGGTAATCAAATATGGTATGATCCCAATTCAAATCAAATTAATCCGTATTGGGCTAATAAAAGACGTTTAAGTTATGATTCTAGAGATAGATTTATAATAAATGCAACTTTAAAACATGAGTTTAATGATTGGCTAAGTGCAGAAGTTAGAGGAGGAGCAGATTTATATACTACAAATACTGAATCAAAAGTGTTTGCTGGAACTTCAAGTAACTCTACCTATGGTTTGGGAAAAAATACTTTTATTGAGCAAAATTACAGTGCTTTAATGGTAGCTGCAAAAGATAATATTTTTGGAAAATTTGGAGGATCAATTACCTTAGGGGGTAACTTAATGGCGACTGAAGAGTCTGGTATAAATAGTAATTCTGGTACCTTGTTGGTTCCTAATTTATTTAGTTTAAACAATGGGGTCAATCCTGCAACTGTTTCACAAAGGTTTAACCAGAAAAAGATAAATTCTGTATATGGTTTGTTTCAATTAAACTATGATGGATACTTATTTGTTGATGTAACGGGTCGTAATGACTGGTCTTCGGCTTTAAGTAAGGAGAACAGATCATTTTTCTATCCATCTGTAAGTACTTCATTGGTTATTTCAGACATGATTACTAAAACTGGTGGAGATTTACCCAATTGGTTTACGTTTGGTAAAATAAGAGGATCTTATGCTGAGGTAGGTAATGATTTACGTGCTTATCAGTTGCAAAATGCATTTTCTATAGGCAATGATCCGTTGGGTAATACTACGGCCTCTACTAATAGCAGATTGCTTAATCCAGATATAAAAAACGAATTGATTAAATCAGTTGAAATTGGTGCGGAAGCTCGTTTATTTAATAACAGAGTAGGACTGGATTTTACTTGGTATAAAACCAATGCAACAAATCAGATAATTCCAATTCCTTTAGATCCTTTTAGTGGGTTTAATGATAAGTTTATAAATGCTGGTGATATTCAAAATACAGGTATTGAACTTACTTTAAAGACGGCAATTTTAGATAAAGAAGATGGATTATCTTGGGATATGGACATCAATTACTCTACAAACCAAAATACTGTAGAAGAATTGGCAGATGATGTTACGTCATTCAACTTAGGTGGGTTTGATAACTTTAATATTAGTGCAAATGTTGGTGAAGATTATGGTGTAATTGTAGGATCAAAATTTCGAAGAGTTGAAGATGAAGCAAGTCCATTTTTTGGAAGAATTTTGGTTGATGGCGATGGTTTACCGTTAGCTTCAACAGAGAAGGAAGTTTTAGGCTCTCAAGTACCTGATGCGTTATTAGGCCTAACCAATATGTTTACTTATAAAGGCTTTTCTTTTAGTTTCTTATTGAGTGCGAGTATTGGAGGAGAAATTTTCTCAGGAACCAATCATGCCTTGCAAAGATCTGGTTTAGCTGCGGTAACTGCAGTAAATGGAGAAAGAGCAGATATTGTATTTGATGGTGTTGTAGATGACGGTGCGGGTAATTTAAGTGAAAATACTGTTGGGGCTACACCACAAAATTACTGGGCAGCTATTACTGGGCGTTCAGGAAACTTAGGTATTAATGAGGCCAACGTATATGATGCATCACATTTTAGGTTAAGAAATATAAATTTAACTTATAACTTTAATAGAGAATGGTTAAAGAAAACTCCATTTACAGGATTATCTGCTGGAGTATCAGCAAACAACGTATGGATGATTTCAAGTAACTTGAATGGCGTAGATCCAGAGTCAGTAAATGCGACGGGATCTAATGCTCAAGGATTTGAAAACTTGGCACCACCAACGACGAGAACAGTGTTTTTAAACATTGCTGCTAAATTTTAATTTATAAACAAAGATTAATTATGAAAAAAGTATTAATTAGAAATCTAGCATTGCTTAGTGTAATGCTGTTAATTTTTTCTTGCGATGATTTCGAAGAAATCAACGAAAATCCTTTAGCTGCAACTGCAGATCAAGTGGAGGTAGAATTTTTTATTAATGGTTCTATGGGAGGAGCACAGCAAAACCCTCATATTGCGGAACGTGTATTTGTGTTGTATTGGAAAGATGCATCTAGAACTTCTAGATTAGGCGTGCTATCTCAAGGACGTTCAAATGACGGATGGACCAATGACTACTTTAATGGATATATATCTAGATGGTTACGAGACATCACTACGGGTATTTCTGTAGCAGAAGAAAAGATAGCTACAGGAAACGTTAAGGAATATACTGCCAATTTATTGCAAATTGCAAGAATTTGGAGAGTTTATATTATGAGTGAAATGACTGATAATTTTGGTCCAATTCCTATAGATGGTTTTAAAGGTGAAAACCCAGAATATAATAGTGTAGAAGATGTTTACAATTTTATGTTAGCAGAATTAAAAGATGCGGTTAGTCAAATTGATGAAACAAATACGTTTAAACCAGATCCAGATTTGGACCAAGCTTATGGATATGATTATGTTCAATGGAAAAAGTATGGAAACTCTTTGAGAATGCGTTTAGCGATGCGTTTATCTGAAGTGGCTCCTGCTGTTGCCAAGCAACATTTTGAAGAAGCGGCCAATAGTGGACAAATCATTGCTACATCAGATGATGATTTTAGAATTACTGAAGCTGATGGATGGAACAATTTTGTTAATGTTCAGTCTAGACAATGGAATGATCATTATGTTACTGCTGCTTATAGAAATATAGTTGTAGGATTAGGTAGTGTAACTTCTGCGGATCAATTACCTGCATCTCAGCATGGAACTATTAAACCTGCTGGTTATATGGGTTTAAAACTTGACGATCACTTTACAATGCTTACCAATGACCCTGCCAAAGGTTTCTGGTTGGATGGTTTGCCAAATACGATAGACCCAAGAGCATATAAAACCTATCCAATTCCTGGAAATCTTGAAGATGAGCAGTATAGCAATTTCCCAACTTGGGGTAATAGCCATACACAAACGGAAAGAGATTTATTAGATGATGATGGAGAGGTTTTAATGACGTTGGATGGAGCCTTTACCTATAATGCATTTGCTGCTGGTGACTGGGGTACTGTTGGGACTAAGAATCAATTACGTAGTAGAGGATCTTACCCTCGTTTAGGCCTTGATTTTAGAGGTTCAGGAAAGTACAAAGAGCGTGTCTTTTTCCCGTCTTGGGAAACACATTTCTTAATAGCAGAAGCTGCTGTAAGAGGTTGGAGTACACCTTTAAGCGGTAAAGATGCTTATGAAGCTGGAATATCAGAAAGTTTTGCTTATTATGGACTTTCGGCACATGTAGCGACATATGTTGCGTCTGAAGATTACAATAATGCTGGTACATCAGTAAGTTGGGATCATATAACAGAACCACCAGCAAGTGTAACTATGACTTATGTTGATGGTTATACAGGTGTTCCTGGAACAATAAATTATACGTATCCAGAAAATACAATTTATGAGGGCGGTGCGGTTAAGAACGACCGTTTAAATAAAATTATTACACAAAAGTTTATTGCAAATCAGGCGTGGTTACCACTTGAAATTTGGAATGATCATAGAAGGTTAGGGTTGCCGTTTTTTGAAAACCCTGCGGTTGAAAACCCACTTCCTGATTTACCACAATTAAATGCTGGAAACGTAATGTCTAATCAAGTAAACTTCTTTGGACAACGTTTAAAATATCCGTCGTCTTTTGTAAATAATATACCAGTTGGTCATGCACAAGCTGTTCAATTATTAGGAGGTGATGACACTGTTCATACACCATTATGGTGGGCAAAGCAAAATTAAAATAATAACAACATAACATTGTTAAATTTCAAGGGAGGTCTATAAAAGACCTCCCTTTTTTTTATATTTACACTATAAAATTAAGTTACCGTGAAAGCAATTACATACTTTTTAATTATTAGTTCATTATTAGTCGGATGTAGTAAAAGCAGACCTTATAAAGTTATTGCTGATAATGTAGTTAAATCTTCCAATGAAACTACACAATTTACTTTAATCCCAGTCGCAGAGTCGTCTGTAAATTTTGAAAATACTGTTAAAGAAACAGAAACACTAAATTTTTTAAACTTTTCTAATATTTATAATGGTGGTGGTGTAGCAACTGCGGATTTTAATAATGACGGTTTAGTTGATATTTATTTTACAGCTAATCAGCAATCTAACAAGTTATACATAAATAAGGGTAATTTTAAGTTTGAAGACATTACCAAAAATGCTGGTGTTGAAGATTTGGGTGGATGGACTACTGGAGTTTCAGTAGTAGATATTAATAATGATGGTTGGTTGGATATCTATGTAAGTAAATCAGGAGTACTGAACGATAAAACACCAAAAGAAAACAAGTTATACATTAACTTAAAGAATAACACATTTAAAGAAAGTGCCAAAGAATGGAAAGTAAATGATGCAGGTTTCAGTACACAATCCTATTTTTTGGATTTTGATAAAGATGGAGATTTAGATATGTATTTGGTAAATCACCGTCCTGATTTTCATAATTCAGGAACATTGAATATGCGTATTGAAAAAGAATATTCAGAATTCAGTTCAGATAAGCTATACAGAAATGATGGTGATTTTTTTACTGAGATTACACACAAGGCAGGATTGGTTAACAAAGCTTGGGGTCTCAGTGCCTCAATTGGTGATTTTAATAATGACAATTGGCCAGATGTTTACGTATGTAATGATTTTTTATCACCAGATATGCTCTACATAAACAATAAGAACGGTACTTTTTCAAATCAGATACTAGACCGAATGAATCATATTTCGTTTAGCAGTATGGGGTCGGATTATGCAGATATTAACAACGATTTACTACCAGATTTATTTGTTCTTGAAATGGCTTCTGAAGACCATATTCGTAGTAAAAAGAATATGGCCACCATGAGTACCAGTAACTTTAACACTTTAGTAGAAAAAAAATACCATCATCAATATATGGTGAATACTTTACAATTGAATAACGGTAATGGTCAGTTTAGTGAGATTGCACAAATAAGTGGTTTAGCCAAAACAGATTGGAGTTGGGCTCCGTTGTTTGCCGACTTCGATAATGACGGATTAAAAGACGTTTTTGTTACAAACGGTATTCTCAAAGACATGGGCAACCAAGATTTTAGAACCGAATTAAATGAAAAATTCGCTCAAGACAATAAACCTAGTTTTAATGATATTACTGCATTAATGCCATCAACAAAAGTACATAACTACAGTTTTAAAAATAAAGGGGATTACAAATTTAATAATGTTTCAGAAGATTGGGGGTTTGATGCTAAAACGCAATCAAATGGAGCAGCCTATGCTGATTTAGATAATGATGGAGATTTAGATTTGGTTATAAACAATATTAATGATATCGCTCAAATTTATAAGAATAATGATGCAAATAATTTTATTCAACTTAGATTAAAGGGCGATTCTAAAAATAAGTTTGCAATCGGAGCCAAAGCTACAATTAGCATTAATGGGAAAAAGCAATATCAAGAACTTTATACCAGTAGAGGTTTTATATCGTCGGTTCAAGACGTTATGCATTTTGGATTGGGTGAAGCCAGTGAGGTTGATAAAATAGTTATAGAATGGCCTGATAATAAAGTTACAACGTTGAATGCTATTGATGCAAATCAGATTATTGTTATTGATAAAAAAACGGCTAAACCACAACAAAATAAAGTTGAAAAGATAGAACCTTTACTAACCCAACCAACTAATAGTGGAATTACATTTAAACATAAAGAAAGCAAATTCAATGATTATGAAAATCAGATTTTGCTACCACATAGTCAATCGCATAACGGACCATTTATCGACAAAGCAGATGTTAATGGGGATGGTCTAGAAGATTTTTTTGTTGGAGGTGCGGCAAATCAAGCAGGAGAACTTTATATCCAAGATAAGAATGGAAATTTTGTCAAAAAAGAATCCAAAACATGGACAGATGATGCTAAACACGAAGATTTGGGAGTACTGTTTTTTGATGCAGATAATGATAAGGATGCAGATTTATATATAGTTAGTGGAAGTAGCGAGTTTAAAGAAGGTAGTGAACTTTTTCAAGATAGATTGTATTTAAATGATGGTGATGGAAATTATACTAAAGTCACGAATGCACTGCCCAATATAAACTCAAGTGGACAATCTGTAGCAGTTTCTGATATTGATAAAGACGGTGACTTAGATTTATTTGTAGGAGGTAGAACTATTCCAGATAAATATCCATTTGCACCAGAATCATATATACTTATAAACGAAAATGGAAGGTTTATTAATAGAACCATTACAATTGCTCCTTTAATTTCTAATATAGGAATGGTTACCGATGCCATCTTTTCCGATTATGATACCGATGGTGATGAAGATTTGATCGTAGTCGGGGAGTGGATGCCTATAACACTATTTGAAAATGTAAACGGAAAGTTGGAGCACAAAGAAAATGAATCATTAAGAAATACCGAGGGGCTATGGTTCAGTATTGCCGGTAACGACATAGATAATGATGGCGATGTTGATTATTTTTTAGGAAATTTAGGCAAGAATACCAAATATAAGGCAAGTACAGAAAAACCTTTTCATGTTTTTTGTGATGATTTTGATAATTCTGGAACTTATGATATTGTATTGACCAGTAACTATAAAGGAACCTTAGTGCCGTCAAGGGGTAGAGAATGCTCTTCACAACAAATGCCTTTTATTAAGGATAAATTTCCAACATTTACTTCGTTTGCCGAAGCAAGCTTAGAAGATATATATGGCGATGATAAGCTTAAAAACGCTCTCCATTATCAAGCAAAAAAATTAGAGAGTGTTTTTCTAGAAAATCTAGGGAATGGCAAGTTTGCAATACACCACCTTCCAAATCAGGTTCAGTTATCTCCAATAATGAGTTTTGAATTTCTTGATATTGATAATGACAATTATAAAGAAATAATTATAGTAGGAAACCACTATAAAACTGAAGCGGAAACTGTACGATATGATGCTTCTTACGGTTCAGTTTTGTCGTATAAAAATGGAAAATTTAGTGTTAGAGATACTAAGAACACAGGATTTTCCAACAAAGGAAATGCAAAAAGTACTATAATAATTGACTCAAAAGATAAGAAGCAA from Aureibaculum sp. 2308TA14-22 includes:
- a CDS encoding VCBS repeat-containing protein — protein: MKAITYFLIISSLLVGCSKSRPYKVIADNVVKSSNETTQFTLIPVAESSVNFENTVKETETLNFLNFSNIYNGGGVATADFNNDGLVDIYFTANQQSNKLYINKGNFKFEDITKNAGVEDLGGWTTGVSVVDINNDGWLDIYVSKSGVLNDKTPKENKLYINLKNNTFKESAKEWKVNDAGFSTQSYFLDFDKDGDLDMYLVNHRPDFHNSGTLNMRIEKEYSEFSSDKLYRNDGDFFTEITHKAGLVNKAWGLSASIGDFNNDNWPDVYVCNDFLSPDMLYINNKNGTFSNQILDRMNHISFSSMGSDYADINNDLLPDLFVLEMASEDHIRSKKNMATMSTSNFNTLVEKKYHHQYMVNTLQLNNGNGQFSEIAQISGLAKTDWSWAPLFADFDNDGLKDVFVTNGILKDMGNQDFRTELNEKFAQDNKPSFNDITALMPSTKVHNYSFKNKGDYKFNNVSEDWGFDAKTQSNGAAYADLDNDGDLDLVINNINDIAQIYKNNDANNFIQLRLKGDSKNKFAIGAKATISINGKKQYQELYTSRGFISSVQDVMHFGLGEASEVDKIVIEWPDNKVTTLNAIDANQIIVIDKKTAKPQQNKVEKIEPLLTQPTNSGITFKHKESKFNDYENQILLPHSQSHNGPFIDKADVNGDGLEDFFVGGAANQAGELYIQDKNGNFVKKESKTWTDDAKHEDLGVLFFDADNDKDADLYIVSGSSEFKEGSELFQDRLYLNDGDGNYTKVTNALPNINSSGQSVAVSDIDKDGDLDLFVGGRTIPDKYPFAPESYILINENGRFINRTITIAPLISNIGMVTDAIFSDYDTDGDEDLIVVGEWMPITLFENVNGKLEHKENESLRNTEGLWFSIAGNDIDNDGDVDYFLGNLGKNTKYKASTEKPFHVFCDDFDNSGTYDIVLTSNYKGTLVPSRGRECSSQQMPFIKDKFPTFTSFAEASLEDIYGDDKLKNALHYQAKKLESVFLENLGNGKFAIHHLPNQVQLSPIMSFEFLDIDNDNYKEIIIVGNHYKTEAETVRYDASYGSVLSYKNGKFSVRDTKNTGFSNKGNAKSTIIIDSKDKKQLLVANNNERIRVFNIDKN